One Onychostoma macrolepis isolate SWU-2019 chromosome 10, ASM1243209v1, whole genome shotgun sequence genomic region harbors:
- the phldb2a gene encoding pleckstrin homology-like domain family B member 2 isoform X3, translated as MSISTEEPLLDLIESGRGLQVWSATPYLISLGRGFITLIPLTEEISQIGFGDAESPQNVIGADGPGIQPHHCAITNSAGVITLHPNGNMCHLDGVQVTKPTKLTHGCTLCLGKSFFHFNHPEEANHMRNMLPEKTAGPTLSLSTDATKFHSNGGTLVGSSVRGTRSKAELQELMESLQRRKSALEASLKATADRGYLTLSPPPSPQSASSYLQDRPPLSIRVPSPYTPSSSLSMPPSPHHSERPISPVPTQTRARHQSQDSLLLCLPLDGRHPNTANSLLSMWNGCSSSYMTDALPLSRRGPSGAASMPSSPRLGRRLLARDGESTVDPSLRQRKYSTGSLNGLGGHSRSLPRLYRGDAPVLSLPPRRTTKPRRSLPSLEKPPDVTVTANVTSSSRRASLCSVGSAPCLDLGVGERRLSFGKGGLGPGMGPRRGSISSLSGKEELRDYHQRQRDERLREQEVERLERQRLETILCLCSELGRSELGRMETDSGVSAVSDLQKINRELEKLQVSDDESVFSDSAAVSLDSGFLGKGRGEIMTQRQRRLSGHRETRPQSPTTSLRSSVPSPSPHLRSKQVSEDMQLRQEVTRIEEERIQVLNNIEELEQKIRDLDTQMDESIREMEVERALLDGEQEAEVAQLQSDKEMLEQLNEKMANVEKNAQKNQTRDKALLEAERVKVERLAELISEQKTQLDTCPEALKEQLQNQLSRLWKYLLFLLDTEALEAETKRFEDLEFQQLEKESRQDEEKETQMQQLLREIAEYQRSVVTRKERLLTLKKQSTQITQQAQREKENFLKEKSNLIYMLQRERENLASLERKYSELTGGQAFPLNPVSMKEHFRSLEERRRSNGSKEGGVLLSDGGMSRRRERQSSGTLNSALNRSLSPKVRQQIRHIGKSHMPLSQSSSCGSVLPRTLSVTSRDLDTRRLLKGQLFLNDERQRMSEMSNRTVSETNVFLEPFHYMDNGLNFDTMSVDSTESLETSISACSPDNISSASTANVAKIEEMERMLREAQAEKNRLLEHREREMDLRRQALEDERRRREELERRLQEETNRRQKLVEKESRPLTRYLPVRKDDFDLRGHIEAAGHHPETCFHLAITEKTCRGFLVKMGGKIKTWKKRWFVFDRNRRTLAYYADKHETKMKGVIYFQAIEEVYYDHLKNAHKSPNPSLTFSVKTHDRVYYMVAPSPEAMRIWMDVIVTGAEGYTHFLV; from the exons GGTGCACTCTTTGTCTGGGTAAAtcttttttccatttcaacCACCCAGAGGAGGCTAATCACATGAGGAACATGCTGCCAGAAAAGACTGCAGGACCCACACTGTCCCTCAGTACGG ATGCAACAAAGTTTCATTCAAATGGCGGTACATTGGTTGGATCCAGTGTTCGTGGCACACGCTCCAAGGCGGAGCTTCAAGAGTTGATGGAGAGCTTGCAGCGCAGGAAGTCTGCTCTGGAGGCCAGCTTAAAGGCTACTGCAGACCGCGGTTACCTCACTTTGTCCCCACCTCCCAGTCCCCAATCGGCATCATCCTATCTACAGGACCGTCCACCCCTTTCTATACGAGTCCCTTCCCCTTACACACCCTCCAGCAGCTTGAGCATGCCACCATCGCCCCATCACTCAGAGCGGCCCATAAGTCCAGTCCCAACCCAAACTCGTGCCCGACACCAATCACAGGACAGCCTGTTGCTTTGCCTCCCTTTGGACGGGCGACATCCCAACACTGCCAACTCACTCCTTTCTATGTGGAACGGCTGTTCTTCCTCCTACATGACCGATGCTCTTCCTTTATCTCGCCGAGGTCCAAGCGGGGCAGCCAGCATGCCCTCCAGTCCTCGCTTGGGGCGCAGGCTGCTAGCAAGAGATGGGGAGTCGACCGTTGACCCATCGCTCCGCCAAAGGAAATACTCCACTGGATCTCTGAATGGCCTGGGAGGACATAGTCGCTCTCTGCCCAGGTTGTATCGAGGAGACGCTCCGGTGCTTTCTTTGCCACCCCGACGTACCACTAAACCACGCCGCAGCCTTCCATCCTTGGAGAAGCCTCCAGATGTGACCGTGACAGCCAACGTGACCAGCAGTTCTCGCCGGGCCAGCCTCTGTTCCGTGGGCTCTGCCCCATGTTTGGATCTAGGCGTAGGAGAAAGGCGGCTGTCGTTTGGTAAAGGAGGCCTGGGGCCCGGCATGGGGCCGAGGAGGGGCAGTATCAGTTCTCTCAGTGGAAAAGAAGAACTCCGAGATTATCATCAGAGACAAAGAGATGAGAGACTACGAGAACAGGAAGTGGAAAGACTG GAACGTCAGCGTCTCGAGACTATCCTGTGCCTGTGCTCTGAGCTGGGCCGGTCTGAACTGGGCCGGATGGAGACCGACTCTGGTGTCTCAGCCGTATCGGACCTGCAGAAGATCAACCGAGAGCTGGAGAAGCTGCAGGTGTCTGATGACGAATCTGTGTTCTCAGACTCTGCAGCAGTGTCTCTGGACAGCGGCTTTCTGGGTAAGGGTCGCGGAGAGATCATGACCCAGAGACAGCGCAGACTCAGCGGACACAGGGAGACCAGGCCCCAGTCACCCACCACCAGCCTGCGGAGCTCAGTCCCCTCACCCTCTCCACACCTCCGTAGCAAG CAGGTGTCTGAAGACATGCAGctgagacaggaagtgacacGTATTGAAGAGGAGAGGATTCAGGTGCTTAACAACATCGAGGAACTTGAACAGAAGATCAGAGATCTAGACACACAGATGGACGAGTCTATCAGAGAG ATGGAGGTGGAGAGAGCTCTTTTAGACGGGGAGCAGGAGGCAGAAGTGGCTCAGCTACAGAGCGATAAAGAAATGCTGGAACAGCTCAATGAAAAAATGGCCAACGTGGAGAAAAATGCTCAGAAAAATCAAACTCGG GACAAAGCCCTGTTGGAGGCAGAGAGAGTTAAAGTAGAGAGGCTAGCTGAGCTGATCTCAGAGCAGAAGACCCAGTTGGACACCTGTCCTGAAGCACTGAAGGAGCAGCTCCAGAATCAGCTATCCAGG CTCTGGAAATACCTTTTGTTCTTGTTG GACACTGAAGCTTTGGAAGCGGAAACGAAGCGTTTTGAAGATCTGGAGTTTCAGCAGCTGGAAAAAGAGAGCCGTCAAGATGAAGAGAAGGAGACACAGATGCAGCAACTCCTTAGAGAGATTGCAGAATACCAGAGATCTGTTGTCACTCGCAAG GAGAGGCTACTTACCCTGAAGAAACAGTCAACCCAGATTACCCAGCAGGCACAGCGGGAAAAGGAGAACTTTTTGAAGGAAAAGAGCAACCTCATTTATATGCTGCAAAGG GAACGGGAGAACCTTGCATCTCTGGAAAGGAAGTACTCTGAGCTGACAGGTGGTCAAGCCTTTCCTCTCAACCCTGTGTCCATGAAGGAG CACTTTCGCTCTCTGGAGGAGAGGAGGCGGAGCAATGGCAGTAAAGAGGGCGGAGTTCTGTTGAGTGACGGCGGAATGTCCCGTAGAAGAGAGAGGCAGAGCTCCGGAACCTTAAACTCTGCCCTTAATCGCAGTCTGTCTCCCAAGGTCAGACAACAGATACGGCACATAGGAAAA TCCCATATGCCACTGTCTCAAAGCTCTAGCTGTGGTAGTGTACTCCCCCGCACTCTGTCTGTCACCTCGCGTGACCTGGACACCCGCCGCCTGCTCAAGG GTCAGCTGTTTTTGAATGACGAGAGGCAGAGAATGAGCGAGATGTCAAATAGAACAGTTTCTGAGACAAATGTCTTCCTGGAGCCATTCCACTACATGGATAATGGACTCAACTTTGACACAATGAGTGTGGACAGTACAGAAAGCCTAGAGACCAGCATTTCCGCCTGTTCACCCGACAACATCTCAAG CGCCAGCACAGCTAATGTGGCAAAGATTGAGGAGATGGAGCGTATGCTAAGAGAAGCTCAAGCTGAGAAGAACAGGCTGCTGGAGCACAGG GAGCGGGAGATGGACTTGCGCAGACAGGCTCTTGAAGATGAGAGGAGAAGGAGGGAGGAATTGGAGAGGAGACTGCAGGAAGAGACAAACCGAAGACAGAAACTAGTAGAGAAAGAG TCTCGTCCGTTGACACGATACCTCCCAGTGAGAAAGGATGACTTTGACCTGAGAGGTCACATCGAGGCGGCGGGTCACCATCCTGAAACTTGTTTTCACCTGGCCATCACTGAGAAGACCTGCAGGGGGTTCTTGGTCAAAATGGGTGGGAAAATCAAAACCTGGAAGAAGCGCTGGTTCGTCTTTGACCGAAATCGAAGGACGCTGGCATATTATGCGG ATAAACATGAGACCAAAATGAAGGGTGTTATCTACTTCCAAGCCATCGAGGAAGTGTATTACGACCACCTAAAGAACGCACACAAG AGCCCAAACCCCTCTCTGACGTTTAGCGTGAAGACACATGACCGGGTTTATTACATGGTGGCTCCTTCCCCAGAGGCCATGAGAATCTGGATGGATGTTATCGTCACTGGAGCAGAGGGATATACGCACTTCCTGGTGTGA
- the phldb2a gene encoding pleckstrin homology-like domain family B member 2 isoform X11: MSISTEEPLLDLIESGRGLQVWSATPYLISLGRGFITLIPLTEEISQIGFGDAESPQNVIGADGPGIQPHHCAITNSAGVITLHPNGNMCHLDGVQVTKPTKLTHGCTLCLGKSFFHFNHPEEANHMRNMLPEKTAGPTLSLSTDATKFHSNGGTLVGSSVRGTRSKAELQELMESLQRRKSALEASLKATADRGYLTLSPPPSPQSASSYLQDRPPLSIRVPSPYTPSSSLSMPPSPHHSERPISPVPTQTRARHQSQDSLLLCLPLDGRHPNTANSLLSMWNGCSSSYMTDALPLSRRGPSGAASMPSSPRLGRRLLARDGESTVDPSLRQRKYSTGSLNGLGGHSRSLPRLYRGDAPVLSLPPRRTTKPRRSLPSLEKPPDVTVTANVTSSSRRASLCSVGSAPCLDLGVGERRLSFGKGGLGPGMGPRRGSISSLSGKEELRDYHQRQRDERLREQEVERLERQRLETILCLCSELGRSELGRMETDSGVSAVSDLQKINRELEKLQVSDDESVFSDSAAVSLDSGFLGKGRGEIMTQRQRRLSGHRETRPQSPTTSLRSSVPSPSPHLRSKQVSEDMQLRQEVTRIEEERIQVLNNIEELEQKIRDLDTQMDESIREMEVERALLDGEQEAEVAQLQSDKEMLEQLNEKMANVEKNAQKNQTRDKALLEAERVKVERLAELISEQKTQLDTCPEALKEQLQNQLSRDTEALEAETKRFEDLEFQQLEKESRQDEEKETQMQQLLREIAEYQRSVVTRKERLLTLKKQSTQITQQAQREKENFLKEKSNLIYMLQRERENLASLERKYSELTGGQAFPLNPVSMKEHFRSLEERRRSNGSKEGGVLLSDGGMSRRRERQSSGTLNSALNRSLSPKSHMPLSQSSSCGSVLPRTLSVTSRDLDTRRLLKGQLFLNDERQRMSEMSNRTVSETNVFLEPFHYMDNGLNFDTMSVDSTESLETSISACSPDNISSASTANVAKIEEMERMLREAQAEKNRLLEHREREMDLRRQALEDERRRREELERRLQEETNRRQKLVEKESRPLTRYLPVRKDDFDLRGHIEAAGHHPETCFHLAITEKTCRGFLVKMGGKIKTWKKRWFVFDRNRRTLAYYADKHETKMKGVIYFQAIEEVYYDHLKNAHKSPNPSLTFSVKTHDRVYYMVAPSPEAMRIWMDVIVTGAEGYTHFLV, encoded by the exons GGTGCACTCTTTGTCTGGGTAAAtcttttttccatttcaacCACCCAGAGGAGGCTAATCACATGAGGAACATGCTGCCAGAAAAGACTGCAGGACCCACACTGTCCCTCAGTACGG ATGCAACAAAGTTTCATTCAAATGGCGGTACATTGGTTGGATCCAGTGTTCGTGGCACACGCTCCAAGGCGGAGCTTCAAGAGTTGATGGAGAGCTTGCAGCGCAGGAAGTCTGCTCTGGAGGCCAGCTTAAAGGCTACTGCAGACCGCGGTTACCTCACTTTGTCCCCACCTCCCAGTCCCCAATCGGCATCATCCTATCTACAGGACCGTCCACCCCTTTCTATACGAGTCCCTTCCCCTTACACACCCTCCAGCAGCTTGAGCATGCCACCATCGCCCCATCACTCAGAGCGGCCCATAAGTCCAGTCCCAACCCAAACTCGTGCCCGACACCAATCACAGGACAGCCTGTTGCTTTGCCTCCCTTTGGACGGGCGACATCCCAACACTGCCAACTCACTCCTTTCTATGTGGAACGGCTGTTCTTCCTCCTACATGACCGATGCTCTTCCTTTATCTCGCCGAGGTCCAAGCGGGGCAGCCAGCATGCCCTCCAGTCCTCGCTTGGGGCGCAGGCTGCTAGCAAGAGATGGGGAGTCGACCGTTGACCCATCGCTCCGCCAAAGGAAATACTCCACTGGATCTCTGAATGGCCTGGGAGGACATAGTCGCTCTCTGCCCAGGTTGTATCGAGGAGACGCTCCGGTGCTTTCTTTGCCACCCCGACGTACCACTAAACCACGCCGCAGCCTTCCATCCTTGGAGAAGCCTCCAGATGTGACCGTGACAGCCAACGTGACCAGCAGTTCTCGCCGGGCCAGCCTCTGTTCCGTGGGCTCTGCCCCATGTTTGGATCTAGGCGTAGGAGAAAGGCGGCTGTCGTTTGGTAAAGGAGGCCTGGGGCCCGGCATGGGGCCGAGGAGGGGCAGTATCAGTTCTCTCAGTGGAAAAGAAGAACTCCGAGATTATCATCAGAGACAAAGAGATGAGAGACTACGAGAACAGGAAGTGGAAAGACTG GAACGTCAGCGTCTCGAGACTATCCTGTGCCTGTGCTCTGAGCTGGGCCGGTCTGAACTGGGCCGGATGGAGACCGACTCTGGTGTCTCAGCCGTATCGGACCTGCAGAAGATCAACCGAGAGCTGGAGAAGCTGCAGGTGTCTGATGACGAATCTGTGTTCTCAGACTCTGCAGCAGTGTCTCTGGACAGCGGCTTTCTGGGTAAGGGTCGCGGAGAGATCATGACCCAGAGACAGCGCAGACTCAGCGGACACAGGGAGACCAGGCCCCAGTCACCCACCACCAGCCTGCGGAGCTCAGTCCCCTCACCCTCTCCACACCTCCGTAGCAAG CAGGTGTCTGAAGACATGCAGctgagacaggaagtgacacGTATTGAAGAGGAGAGGATTCAGGTGCTTAACAACATCGAGGAACTTGAACAGAAGATCAGAGATCTAGACACACAGATGGACGAGTCTATCAGAGAG ATGGAGGTGGAGAGAGCTCTTTTAGACGGGGAGCAGGAGGCAGAAGTGGCTCAGCTACAGAGCGATAAAGAAATGCTGGAACAGCTCAATGAAAAAATGGCCAACGTGGAGAAAAATGCTCAGAAAAATCAAACTCGG GACAAAGCCCTGTTGGAGGCAGAGAGAGTTAAAGTAGAGAGGCTAGCTGAGCTGATCTCAGAGCAGAAGACCCAGTTGGACACCTGTCCTGAAGCACTGAAGGAGCAGCTCCAGAATCAGCTATCCAGG GACACTGAAGCTTTGGAAGCGGAAACGAAGCGTTTTGAAGATCTGGAGTTTCAGCAGCTGGAAAAAGAGAGCCGTCAAGATGAAGAGAAGGAGACACAGATGCAGCAACTCCTTAGAGAGATTGCAGAATACCAGAGATCTGTTGTCACTCGCAAG GAGAGGCTACTTACCCTGAAGAAACAGTCAACCCAGATTACCCAGCAGGCACAGCGGGAAAAGGAGAACTTTTTGAAGGAAAAGAGCAACCTCATTTATATGCTGCAAAGG GAACGGGAGAACCTTGCATCTCTGGAAAGGAAGTACTCTGAGCTGACAGGTGGTCAAGCCTTTCCTCTCAACCCTGTGTCCATGAAGGAG CACTTTCGCTCTCTGGAGGAGAGGAGGCGGAGCAATGGCAGTAAAGAGGGCGGAGTTCTGTTGAGTGACGGCGGAATGTCCCGTAGAAGAGAGAGGCAGAGCTCCGGAACCTTAAACTCTGCCCTTAATCGCAGTCTGTCTCCCAAG TCCCATATGCCACTGTCTCAAAGCTCTAGCTGTGGTAGTGTACTCCCCCGCACTCTGTCTGTCACCTCGCGTGACCTGGACACCCGCCGCCTGCTCAAGG GTCAGCTGTTTTTGAATGACGAGAGGCAGAGAATGAGCGAGATGTCAAATAGAACAGTTTCTGAGACAAATGTCTTCCTGGAGCCATTCCACTACATGGATAATGGACTCAACTTTGACACAATGAGTGTGGACAGTACAGAAAGCCTAGAGACCAGCATTTCCGCCTGTTCACCCGACAACATCTCAAG CGCCAGCACAGCTAATGTGGCAAAGATTGAGGAGATGGAGCGTATGCTAAGAGAAGCTCAAGCTGAGAAGAACAGGCTGCTGGAGCACAGG GAGCGGGAGATGGACTTGCGCAGACAGGCTCTTGAAGATGAGAGGAGAAGGAGGGAGGAATTGGAGAGGAGACTGCAGGAAGAGACAAACCGAAGACAGAAACTAGTAGAGAAAGAG TCTCGTCCGTTGACACGATACCTCCCAGTGAGAAAGGATGACTTTGACCTGAGAGGTCACATCGAGGCGGCGGGTCACCATCCTGAAACTTGTTTTCACCTGGCCATCACTGAGAAGACCTGCAGGGGGTTCTTGGTCAAAATGGGTGGGAAAATCAAAACCTGGAAGAAGCGCTGGTTCGTCTTTGACCGAAATCGAAGGACGCTGGCATATTATGCGG ATAAACATGAGACCAAAATGAAGGGTGTTATCTACTTCCAAGCCATCGAGGAAGTGTATTACGACCACCTAAAGAACGCACACAAG AGCCCAAACCCCTCTCTGACGTTTAGCGTGAAGACACATGACCGGGTTTATTACATGGTGGCTCCTTCCCCAGAGGCCATGAGAATCTGGATGGATGTTATCGTCACTGGAGCAGAGGGATATACGCACTTCCTGGTGTGA
- the phldb2a gene encoding pleckstrin homology-like domain family B member 2 isoform X7: protein MSISTEEPLLDLIESGRGLQVWSATPYLISLGRGFITLIPLTEEISQIGFGDAESPQNVIGADGPGIQPHHCAITNSAGVITLHPNGNMCHLDGVQVTKPTKLTHGCTLCLGKSFFHFNHPEEANHMRNMLPEKTAGPTLSLSTDATKFHSNGGTLVGSSVRGTRSKAELQELMESLQRRKSALEASLKATADRGYLTLSPPPSPQSASSYLQDRPPLSIRVPSPYTPSSSLSMPPSPHHSERPISPVPTQTRARHQSQDSLLLCLPLDGRHPNTANSLLSMWNGCSSSYMTDALPLSRRGPSGAASMPSSPRLGRRLLARDGESTVDPSLRQRKYSTGSLNGLGGHSRSLPRLYRGDAPVLSLPPRRTTKPRRSLPSLEKPPDVTVTANVTSSSRRASLCSVGSAPCLDLGVGERRLSFGKGGLGPGMGPRRGSISSLSGKEELRDYHQRQRDERLREQEVERLERQRLETILCLCSELGRSELGRMETDSGVSAVSDLQKINRELEKLQVSDDESVFSDSAAVSLDSGFLGKGRGEIMTQRQRRLSGHRETRPQSPTTSLRSSVPSPSPHLRSKVSEDMQLRQEVTRIEEERIQVLNNIEELEQKIRDLDTQMDESIREMEVERALLDGEQEAEVAQLQSDKEMLEQLNEKMANVEKNAQKNQTRDKALLEAERVKVERLAELISEQKTQLDTCPEALKEQLQNQLSRDTEALEAETKRFEDLEFQQLEKESRQDEEKETQMQQLLREIAEYQRSVVTRKERLLTLKKQSTQITQQAQREKENFLKEKSNLIYMLQRERENLASLERKYSELTGGQAFPLNPVSMKEHFRSLEERRRSNGSKEGGVLLSDGGMSRRRERQSSGTLNSALNRSLSPKSHMPLSQSSSCGSVLPRTLSVTSRDLDTRRLLKAGQLFLNDERQRMSEMSNRTVSETNVFLEPFHYMDNGLNFDTMSVDSTESLETSISACSPDNISSASTANVAKIEEMERMLREAQAEKNRLLEHREREMDLRRQALEDERRRREELERRLQEETNRRQKLVEKESRPLTRYLPVRKDDFDLRGHIEAAGHHPETCFHLAITEKTCRGFLVKMGGKIKTWKKRWFVFDRNRRTLAYYADKHETKMKGVIYFQAIEEVYYDHLKNAHKSPNPSLTFSVKTHDRVYYMVAPSPEAMRIWMDVIVTGAEGYTHFLV, encoded by the exons GGTGCACTCTTTGTCTGGGTAAAtcttttttccatttcaacCACCCAGAGGAGGCTAATCACATGAGGAACATGCTGCCAGAAAAGACTGCAGGACCCACACTGTCCCTCAGTACGG ATGCAACAAAGTTTCATTCAAATGGCGGTACATTGGTTGGATCCAGTGTTCGTGGCACACGCTCCAAGGCGGAGCTTCAAGAGTTGATGGAGAGCTTGCAGCGCAGGAAGTCTGCTCTGGAGGCCAGCTTAAAGGCTACTGCAGACCGCGGTTACCTCACTTTGTCCCCACCTCCCAGTCCCCAATCGGCATCATCCTATCTACAGGACCGTCCACCCCTTTCTATACGAGTCCCTTCCCCTTACACACCCTCCAGCAGCTTGAGCATGCCACCATCGCCCCATCACTCAGAGCGGCCCATAAGTCCAGTCCCAACCCAAACTCGTGCCCGACACCAATCACAGGACAGCCTGTTGCTTTGCCTCCCTTTGGACGGGCGACATCCCAACACTGCCAACTCACTCCTTTCTATGTGGAACGGCTGTTCTTCCTCCTACATGACCGATGCTCTTCCTTTATCTCGCCGAGGTCCAAGCGGGGCAGCCAGCATGCCCTCCAGTCCTCGCTTGGGGCGCAGGCTGCTAGCAAGAGATGGGGAGTCGACCGTTGACCCATCGCTCCGCCAAAGGAAATACTCCACTGGATCTCTGAATGGCCTGGGAGGACATAGTCGCTCTCTGCCCAGGTTGTATCGAGGAGACGCTCCGGTGCTTTCTTTGCCACCCCGACGTACCACTAAACCACGCCGCAGCCTTCCATCCTTGGAGAAGCCTCCAGATGTGACCGTGACAGCCAACGTGACCAGCAGTTCTCGCCGGGCCAGCCTCTGTTCCGTGGGCTCTGCCCCATGTTTGGATCTAGGCGTAGGAGAAAGGCGGCTGTCGTTTGGTAAAGGAGGCCTGGGGCCCGGCATGGGGCCGAGGAGGGGCAGTATCAGTTCTCTCAGTGGAAAAGAAGAACTCCGAGATTATCATCAGAGACAAAGAGATGAGAGACTACGAGAACAGGAAGTGGAAAGACTG GAACGTCAGCGTCTCGAGACTATCCTGTGCCTGTGCTCTGAGCTGGGCCGGTCTGAACTGGGCCGGATGGAGACCGACTCTGGTGTCTCAGCCGTATCGGACCTGCAGAAGATCAACCGAGAGCTGGAGAAGCTGCAGGTGTCTGATGACGAATCTGTGTTCTCAGACTCTGCAGCAGTGTCTCTGGACAGCGGCTTTCTGGGTAAGGGTCGCGGAGAGATCATGACCCAGAGACAGCGCAGACTCAGCGGACACAGGGAGACCAGGCCCCAGTCACCCACCACCAGCCTGCGGAGCTCAGTCCCCTCACCCTCTCCACACCTCCGTAGCAAG GTGTCTGAAGACATGCAGctgagacaggaagtgacacGTATTGAAGAGGAGAGGATTCAGGTGCTTAACAACATCGAGGAACTTGAACAGAAGATCAGAGATCTAGACACACAGATGGACGAGTCTATCAGAGAG ATGGAGGTGGAGAGAGCTCTTTTAGACGGGGAGCAGGAGGCAGAAGTGGCTCAGCTACAGAGCGATAAAGAAATGCTGGAACAGCTCAATGAAAAAATGGCCAACGTGGAGAAAAATGCTCAGAAAAATCAAACTCGG GACAAAGCCCTGTTGGAGGCAGAGAGAGTTAAAGTAGAGAGGCTAGCTGAGCTGATCTCAGAGCAGAAGACCCAGTTGGACACCTGTCCTGAAGCACTGAAGGAGCAGCTCCAGAATCAGCTATCCAGG GACACTGAAGCTTTGGAAGCGGAAACGAAGCGTTTTGAAGATCTGGAGTTTCAGCAGCTGGAAAAAGAGAGCCGTCAAGATGAAGAGAAGGAGACACAGATGCAGCAACTCCTTAGAGAGATTGCAGAATACCAGAGATCTGTTGTCACTCGCAAG GAGAGGCTACTTACCCTGAAGAAACAGTCAACCCAGATTACCCAGCAGGCACAGCGGGAAAAGGAGAACTTTTTGAAGGAAAAGAGCAACCTCATTTATATGCTGCAAAGG GAACGGGAGAACCTTGCATCTCTGGAAAGGAAGTACTCTGAGCTGACAGGTGGTCAAGCCTTTCCTCTCAACCCTGTGTCCATGAAGGAG CACTTTCGCTCTCTGGAGGAGAGGAGGCGGAGCAATGGCAGTAAAGAGGGCGGAGTTCTGTTGAGTGACGGCGGAATGTCCCGTAGAAGAGAGAGGCAGAGCTCCGGAACCTTAAACTCTGCCCTTAATCGCAGTCTGTCTCCCAAG TCCCATATGCCACTGTCTCAAAGCTCTAGCTGTGGTAGTGTACTCCCCCGCACTCTGTCTGTCACCTCGCGTGACCTGGACACCCGCCGCCTGCTCAAGG CAGGTCAGCTGTTTTTGAATGACGAGAGGCAGAGAATGAGCGAGATGTCAAATAGAACAGTTTCTGAGACAAATGTCTTCCTGGAGCCATTCCACTACATGGATAATGGACTCAACTTTGACACAATGAGTGTGGACAGTACAGAAAGCCTAGAGACCAGCATTTCCGCCTGTTCACCCGACAACATCTCAAG CGCCAGCACAGCTAATGTGGCAAAGATTGAGGAGATGGAGCGTATGCTAAGAGAAGCTCAAGCTGAGAAGAACAGGCTGCTGGAGCACAGG GAGCGGGAGATGGACTTGCGCAGACAGGCTCTTGAAGATGAGAGGAGAAGGAGGGAGGAATTGGAGAGGAGACTGCAGGAAGAGACAAACCGAAGACAGAAACTAGTAGAGAAAGAG TCTCGTCCGTTGACACGATACCTCCCAGTGAGAAAGGATGACTTTGACCTGAGAGGTCACATCGAGGCGGCGGGTCACCATCCTGAAACTTGTTTTCACCTGGCCATCACTGAGAAGACCTGCAGGGGGTTCTTGGTCAAAATGGGTGGGAAAATCAAAACCTGGAAGAAGCGCTGGTTCGTCTTTGACCGAAATCGAAGGACGCTGGCATATTATGCGG ATAAACATGAGACCAAAATGAAGGGTGTTATCTACTTCCAAGCCATCGAGGAAGTGTATTACGACCACCTAAAGAACGCACACAAG AGCCCAAACCCCTCTCTGACGTTTAGCGTGAAGACACATGACCGGGTTTATTACATGGTGGCTCCTTCCCCAGAGGCCATGAGAATCTGGATGGATGTTATCGTCACTGGAGCAGAGGGATATACGCACTTCCTGGTGTGA